From Stenotrophomonas nitritireducens, the proteins below share one genomic window:
- a CDS encoding response regulator, which produces MIRVCLVDDQTLVRQGIRSLLALDDSIEVVAEAIDGRQAVELIPQVQPDVVLMDMRMPVMSGLEALQTLSRAGTLPPSIILTTFDDDQLVLAGLKAGAKGYLLKDVTLEQLVGAIRTVANGGSLVQPAVTQRLLSGLEHMRNEFVSLDRPDPLTDRETEILRLMASGFSNKEIANSLGVAEGTIKNHVSNILSKLGVRDRTRAVLKAFELQLV; this is translated from the coding sequence ATGATCCGTGTCTGTCTGGTCGACGACCAAACCCTGGTACGGCAGGGCATCCGTTCACTGCTTGCGCTGGATGACAGCATCGAAGTGGTAGCCGAAGCCATCGATGGACGGCAGGCGGTGGAATTGATCCCGCAGGTGCAGCCGGACGTGGTGCTGATGGATATGCGCATGCCGGTGATGTCCGGGCTGGAGGCCCTGCAGACGCTGAGCCGGGCCGGCACGCTGCCGCCGTCGATCATCCTGACCACCTTTGATGACGATCAGCTGGTGCTGGCCGGGCTCAAGGCCGGTGCCAAGGGCTACCTGCTCAAGGATGTGACCCTTGAACAGCTGGTCGGTGCCATCCGTACCGTGGCCAACGGCGGCTCGCTGGTGCAGCCGGCGGTGACCCAGCGGCTGTTGTCGGGGCTGGAGCACATGCGCAACGAGTTCGTCAGCCTGGACCGGCCGGACCCGTTGACCGACCGCGAGACCGAGATCCTGCGGCTGATGGCGAGCGGCTTCTCCAACAAGGAGATCGCCAATTCGCTGGGCGTGGCCGAGGGCACCATCAAGAACCACGTCTCCAACATTCTTTCCAAACTGGGTGTGCGCGACCGTACCCGTGCCGTGCTCAAGGCCTTCGAGCTGCAGCTGGTCTGA